One segment of Kogia breviceps isolate mKogBre1 chromosome 14, mKogBre1 haplotype 1, whole genome shotgun sequence DNA contains the following:
- the OVOL2 gene encoding transcription factor Ovo-like 2 isoform X2, which translates to MLNRHLKCHSQVKRHLCSFCGKGFNDTFDLKRHVRTHTGIRPYKCDVCHKAFTQRCSLESHLKKIHGVQQHYAYKQRRDKLYVCEDCGYTGPTQEDLYLHVNGAHPGSAFLKKTSKKLAALLQNKLASTLQGNANLSEEEEK; encoded by the exons ATGCTCAACCGGCACCTCAAGTGCCACAGCCAGGTGAAGAGGCACCTCTGCAGCTTCTGCGGCAAGGGCTTCAACGACACCTTCGACCTCAAGAGGCACGTGCGCACGCacacag GCATTCGCCCCTACAAATGTGACGTGTGCCACAAAGCCTTCACCCAGCGCTGTTCCTTGGAGTCCCACCTGAAGAAGATTCACGGGGTGCAGCAGCACTATGCCTACAAGCAGCGCCGCGACAAGCTGTACGTCTGTGAAGACTGTGGCTACACGGGCCCCACCCAGGAGGACCTGTACCTGCATGTGAATGGTGCCCACCCGGGCAGCGCGTTCCTCAAAAAGACATCCAAGAAACTGGCAGCCCTCTTGCAAAACAAGCTGGCATCCACGCTCCAGGGCAATGCCAACCtgagtgaggaggaggagaagtag